From one Lycium ferocissimum isolate CSIRO_LF1 chromosome 7, AGI_CSIRO_Lferr_CH_V1, whole genome shotgun sequence genomic stretch:
- the LOC132064571 gene encoding serine/threonine-protein kinase SRK2B isoform X2, producing MEKYELVKDIGSGNFGVARLMRNKETKELVAMKYIERGHKIDENVAREIINHKSLRHPNIIRFKEVVLTPTHLAIVMEYAAGGELFERICNAGRFSEDEARYFFQQLISGVHYCHNMQICHRDLKLENTLLDGSAAPRLKICDFGYSKSSLLHSRPKSTVGTPAYIAPEVLSRREYDGKLADVWSCGVTLYVMLVGAYPFEDQEDPKNFRKTIQRIMAVQYKIPDYVHISQDCRHLLSRIFVANSTRRITIKEIKSHPWFLKNLPRELTEPAQAAYYRKENPTFSLQSVEEIMKIVEEAKTPPPVSRSVSGFGWGGEEEEEEEKEGDVEEEEVEEEDEYDKQVKQAHESLKDVRLT from the exons ATGGAAAAATACGAGCTTGTGAAAGATATAGGGTCTGGTAATTTTGGTGTTGCAAGGCTCATGAGGAACAAGGAGACCAAAGAGCTTGTGGCAATGAAATACATTGAGAGAGGACATAAG ATTGATGAGAATGTAGCAAGGGAGATCATTAATCATAAATCACTTCGACATCCAAACATTATTCGCTTCAAGGAG GTGGTATTAACTCCCACTCATCTTGCCATTGTTATGGAATATGCAGCTGGTGGAGAACTGTTTGAGCGCATTTGTAATGCAGGAAGGTTCAGTGAAGATGAg GCTAGATACTTTTTCCAGCAGCTTATTTCAGGAGTCCACTACTGTCACAACATG CAAATATGCCATAGAGATCTGAAGCTGGAGAATACCCTTCTTGATGGAAGTGCAGCTCCACGCTTGAAGATATGTGATTTTGGATACTCAAAG TCATCCCTGTTGCATTCAAGGCCAAAATCAACTGTTGGGACTCCAGCTTATATTGCTCCAGAGGTCCTCTCCAGAAGGGAATATGATGGCAAG CTGGCTGATGTTTGGTCATGTGGGGTGACACTTTACGTGATGCTGGTTGGGGCATATCCTTTCGAAGACCAGGAGGACCCAAAGAACTTTAGGAAAACTATTCAA CGAATAATGGCGGTCCAGTACAAGATTCCCGACTATGTTCACATATCACAAGATTGTAGGCACCTTCTCTCTCGCATATTTGTTGCCAATTCGACAAGG AGAATCACAATCAAAGAAATCAAGTCCCACCCGtggtttttgaagaatttgCCTAGGGAATTGACAGAACCAGCGCAGGCAGCTTATTATAGAAAAGAAAACCCGACATTTTCGCTTCAGAGTGTGGAGGAGATCATGAAAATTGTTGAAGAGGCAAAGACCCCTCCTCCAGTTTCCCGTTCAGTCTCGGGTTTTGGCTggggaggagaagaagaagaagaggaggagaagGAAGGAGAtgtagaagaagaagaggtaGAGGAAGAAGACGAATATGACAAACAAGTGAAACAAGCACATGAAAGCTTAAAAGATGTTCGTCTCACCTAA
- the LOC132064570 gene encoding transmembrane 9 superfamily member 1-like produces MMRPTTVRSTLILLSCFLAAALLVVSPARASESDHKYQPDDPVTLWVNKVGPYNNPQETYNYYSLPFCHVSGSHKWGGLGEVLGGNELIDSQVDIKFQKNVDKGSICELELDEAKVKQFKDAIENNYWFEFFIDDLPLWGFVGEMHPDRNSDNKHVLYTHKNIHIKYNKDQIIHVNISQEGPKPLEAGRTLDMTYSVKWEPTNINFARRFEVYLDYPFFEHQIHWFSIFNSFMMVIFLTGLVSMILMRTLRNDYAKYAREDDDLETLERDVSEESGWKLVHGDVFRTPLNLVLLSALVGTGAQLALLVLLVILLAIVGMLYVGRGAIVTTFIVCYALTSFISGYVSGAMYSRNGGKSWIKSMILTASLFPFLCFGIGFVLNTIAIFYGSLAAIPFGTMVVVFVIWAFISFPLALLGTVVGRNWSGAPNNPCRVKTIPRPIPVKKWYLTPSVISLMGGLLPFGSIFIEMYFVFTSFWNYKVYYVYGFMLLVFLILIVVTVCVTIVGTYFLLNAENYHWQWTSFFSAFSTAVYVYLYSVYYYYVKTKMSGFFQTSFYFGYTLMFCLGLGILCGAVGFLGSNLFVRRIYKNIKCD; encoded by the exons ATGATGCGGCCCACCACCGTCCGATCAACACTAATACTGCTCTCATGCTTCCTCGCCGCCGCTTTGCTCGTCGTCTCGCCGGCGCGTGCTTCTGAGTCCGATCACAAG TATCAACCAGATGACCCAGTTACCCTATGGGTAAACAAAGTTGGGCCCTACAATAACCCCCAGGAAACATACAACTATTACAGCCTTCCATTCTGTCATGTATCTGGTTCTCACAAATGGGGTGGCCTTGGTGAAGTTTTGGGTGGAAACGAGCTTATTGATAGTCAGGTCGACATAAAGTTCCAAA AAAACGTGGACAAGGGTAGCATTTGTGAGCTTGAGCTTGATGAAGCAAAGGTCAAGCAATTTAAGGATGCTATTGAAAACAATTATTGGTTTGAATTCTTCATTG ATGACCTGCCGTTGTGGG GTTTTGTTGGTGAGATGCATCCTGACAGAAACAGTGATAATAAGCACGTACTTTACACACATAAGAACATACATATTAAATACAATAAGGACCAG ATCATTCATGTCAATATCTCTCAAGAGGGCCCAAAGCCTTTGGAGGCTGGGAGAACCTTGGACATGACATATTCTGTCAAATGGGAGCCAACCAATATCAATTTTGCTCGTCGTTTTGAAGTTTACTTGGATTACCCATTTTTTGAGCATCAG ATTCATTGGTTCTCCATCTTTAATTCCTTCATGATGGTCATCTTTCTTACTGGTCTGGTGTCTATGATATTGATGCGGACGCTGAGGAATGATTATGCCAAATATGCTCGGGAAGATGATGACCTGGAGACTCTG GAAAGAGATGTGAGTGAAGAGTCTGGTTGGAAACTTGTTCATGGAGATGTGTTTCGGACTCCGCTTAACCTAGTGTTACTTTCTGCTCTTGTTGGTACTGGGGCACAGCTGGCATTGCTTGTCCTCCTTGTCATACTGTTGGCAATTGTGGGGATGTTGTATGTTGG GAGAGGAGCCATTGTTACAACTTTCATTGTATGTTATGCTTTGACATCATTCATTTCGGGCTATGTTAGTGGTGCAATGTACTCACGAAATGGTG GAAAAAGCTGGATCAAGTCTATGATTCTGACAGCGTCACTCTTTCCATTTTTGTGCTTTGGAATTGGTTTTGTTCTGAACACAATTGCCATATTTTATGGGTCTCTAGCAGCAATCCCCTTTGGCACAATGGTAGTTGTCTTCGTCATCTGGGCATTCATTTCCTTTCCCCTGGCTCTTCTGGGTACAGTTGTTGGAAGGAACTGGAGTGGTGCTCCAAACAATCCGTGCCGTGTCAAGACCATTCCTCGCCCTATACCTGTGAAAAAGTGGTACTTGACGCCATCAGTAATCTCCTTGATGGGTGGTTTGCTACCATTTGGCAGCATATTTATTGAGATGTATTTCGTCTTCACATCCTTCTGGAATTACAAG GTGTACTATGTTTACGGGTTTATGCTTTTGGTGTTCTTGATTCTCATTGTTGTTACTGTCTGTGTGACCATTGTGGGCACATATTTCCTGCTAAATGCGGAGAATTATCATTGGCAATGGACTTCATTTTTCTCAGCCTTCTCTACAGCTGTCTATGTCTACCTGTACTCAGTATATTACTACTATGTGAAGACTAAGATGTCAGGGTTCTTCCAGACCAGCTTCTACTTTGGATATACACTGATGTTTTGTCTTGGTCTGGGAATTCTCTGCG GCGCTGTTGGATTTTTGGGCTCAAATCTGTTCGTAAGGAGGATCTATAAGAATATCAAATGTGATTGA
- the LOC132064571 gene encoding serine/threonine-protein kinase SRK2B isoform X1, producing the protein MEKYELVKDIGCGNFGVARLMRNKETKELVAMKYIERGHKIDENVAREIINHKSLRHPNIIRFKEVVLTPTHLAIVMEYAAGGELFERICNAGRFSEDEARYFFQQLISGVHYCHNMQICHRDLKLENTLLDGSAAPRLKICDFGYSKSSLLHSRPKSTVGTPAYIAPEVLSRREYDGKLADVWSCGVTLYVMLVGAYPFEDQEDPKNFRKTIQRIMAVQYKIPDYVHISQDCRHLLSRIFVANSTRRITIKEIKSHPWFLKNLPRELTEPAQAAYYRKENPTFSLQSVEEIMKIVEEAKTPPPVSRSVSGFGWGGEEEEEEEKEGDVEEEEVEEEDEYDKQVKQAHESLKDVRLT; encoded by the exons ATGGAAAAATATGAGCTTGTGAAAGATATAGGGTGTGGTAATTTTGGTGTTGCAAGGCTTATGAGGAACAAGGAGACCAAAGAACTTGTGGCAATGAAATACATTGAGAGAGGACATAAG ATTGATGAGAATGTAGCAAGGGAGATCATTAATCATAAATCACTTCGACATCCAAACATTATTCGCTTCAAGGAG GTGGTATTAACTCCCACTCATCTTGCCATTGTTATGGAATATGCAGCTGGTGGAGAACTGTTTGAGCGCATTTGTAATGCAGGAAGGTTCAGTGAAGATGAg GCTAGATACTTTTTCCAGCAGCTTATTTCAGGAGTCCACTACTGTCACAACATG CAAATATGCCATAGAGATCTGAAGCTGGAGAATACCCTTCTTGATGGAAGTGCAGCTCCACGCTTGAAGATATGTGATTTTGGATACTCAAAG TCATCCCTGTTGCATTCAAGGCCAAAATCAACTGTTGGGACTCCAGCTTATATTGCTCCAGAGGTCCTCTCCAGAAGGGAATATGATGGCAAG CTGGCTGATGTTTGGTCATGTGGGGTGACACTTTACGTGATGCTGGTTGGGGCATATCCTTTCGAAGACCAGGAGGACCCAAAGAACTTTAGGAAAACTATTCAA CGAATAATGGCGGTCCAGTACAAGATTCCCGACTATGTTCACATATCACAAGATTGTAGGCACCTTCTCTCTCGCATATTTGTTGCCAATTCGACAAGG AGAATCACAATCAAAGAAATCAAGTCCCACCCGtggtttttgaagaatttgCCTAGGGAATTGACAGAACCAGCGCAGGCAGCTTATTATAGAAAAGAAAACCCGACATTTTCGCTTCAGAGTGTGGAGGAGATCATGAAAATTGTTGAAGAGGCAAAGACCCCTCCTCCAGTTTCCCGTTCAGTCTCGGGTTTTGGCTggggaggagaagaagaagaagaggaggagaagGAAGGAGAtgtagaagaagaagaggtaGAGGAAGAAGACGAATATGACAAACAAGTGAAACAAGCACATGAAAGCTTAAAAGATGTTCGTCTCACCTAA
- the LOC132064571 gene encoding serine/threonine-protein kinase SRK2A isoform X3 yields the protein MEKYELVKDIGSGNFGVARLMRNKETKELVAMKYIERGHKIDENVAREIINHKSLRHPNIIRFKEVVLTPTHLAIVMEYAAGGELFERICNAGRFSEDEARYFFQQLISGVHYCHNMHLCHRDLKLENTLLDGSAAPRLKICDFGYSKSSLLHSRPKSTVGTPAYIAPEVLSRREYDGKLADVWSCGVTLYVMLVGAYPFEDQEDNFRQTIQRIMAVQYKIPDYVHISQDCRDLLSRIFVANSARRITIKEIKSHPWFLKNLPMELTEAAQAAYYRKENPALSLQSVEEIMKIVEEAKTPPPVSGFGWGG from the exons ATGGAAAAATACGAGCTTGTGAAAGATATAGGGTCTGGTAATTTTGGTGTTGCAAGGCTCATGAGGAACAAGGAGACCAAAGAGCTTGTGGCAATGAAATACATTGAGAGAGGACATAAG ATTGATGAGAATGTAGCAAGAGAGATTATTAATCATAAATCACTTCGGCATCCAAACATAATTCGCTTCAAGGAG GTGGTATTAACTCCCACTCATCTTGCCATTGTTATGGAATATGCAGCTGGTGGAGAACTATTTGAGCGCATTTGCAATGCAGGAAGGTTCAGTGAAGATGAG GCTAGATACTTTTTCCAACAGCTTATTTCAGGAGTCCACTACTGTCACAACATG CATTTATGCCATAGAGATCTGAAGCTGGAGAATACCCTTCTTGATGGAAGTGCAGCTCCACGCTTGAAGATATGTGATTTTGGATACTCAAAG TCATCCCTGTTGCATTCAAGGCCAAAATCAACTGTTGGGACTCCAGCTTATATTGCTCCAGAGGTCCTCTCCAGAAGGGAATATGATGGCAAG CTGGCTGATGTTTGGTCATGCGGGGTGACACTTTACGTGATGCTTGTTGGGGCATACCCTTTTGAAGACCAGGAGGATAACTTTAGGCAAACTATTCAA CGAATAATGGCGGTACAGTACAAGATTCCGGACTATGTTCACATATCGCAAGATTGTAGGGACCTTCTCTCTCGCATATTTGTTGCCAATTCAGCAAGG AGAATCACAATAAAAGAAATCAAGTCCCATCCAtggtttttgaagaatttgCCTATGGAATTGACAGAAGCAGCACAGGCAGCTTATTATAGAAAAGAAAACCCGGCACTTTCGCTTCAGAGTGTGGAGGAGATCATGAAAATTGTGGAAGAAGCAAAGACCCCTCCTCCAGTTTCAGGTTTTGGCTGGGGAGGTTGA